Proteins encoded together in one Anaerotignum propionicum DSM 1682 window:
- a CDS encoding OmpA/MotB family protein: protein MKKKRSGGVSNEWLNTYSDMVTLLLCFFVLLYSISSVDSAKWKMIVKSFNPTDAEVSQIVENAEETDGNYDVEGNVLGNGEDYQFADDFDEMYYKLSKYVEVNGLSADVEVTKGDGYTFITFRNNIFFDGDSYVLKQEGKNVLDQLCKIIKDVNNSIGEIQILGHTSQASPTEPNEIQSDRFLSSDRAAEVLVYMQKKNIIDPDKLVSIGFGQFRPISSFDTRESRAKNRRVEIIISKNDSVVRSLDNYYNEVYGTGEAKAQN, encoded by the coding sequence ATGAAGAAAAAAAGGAGTGGAGGCGTTTCTAACGAATGGCTGAACACCTATAGTGATATGGTGACACTTCTCCTATGTTTCTTTGTATTGCTCTATTCAATATCATCTGTTGATAGTGCAAAGTGGAAAATGATTGTGAAAAGCTTTAATCCAACAGATGCAGAAGTGAGTCAGATTGTTGAAAACGCAGAGGAAACCGATGGAAACTATGATGTGGAAGGCAATGTTTTAGGCAATGGTGAGGATTATCAGTTTGCTGATGACTTTGACGAAATGTATTATAAATTGTCAAAGTATGTCGAGGTAAATGGTCTTTCTGCTGATGTTGAAGTTACCAAGGGTGATGGGTATACATTTATTACGTTCCGAAACAATATCTTTTTTGATGGTGACAGCTATGTGCTAAAGCAAGAGGGGAAAAATGTTCTGGATCAATTGTGTAAAATCATTAAAGATGTTAATAACTCTATTGGTGAAATACAAATATTGGGACATACCTCTCAAGCAAGTCCTACAGAACCAAACGAGATTCAAAGCGATAGATTTTTATCATCAGACAGAGCAGCAGAAGTGCTTGTTTATATGCAAAAGAAAAATATTATTGATCCTGATAAGCTAGTTTCCATTGGTTTTGGTCAGTTTAGACCTATCAGCTCTTTCGATACCAGAGAGAGCAGAGCGAAAAACAGGCGAGTTGAGATAATAATTTCCAAAAATGACAGTGTTGTTAGATCACTGGATAACTATTATAATGAAGTATATGGTACTGGTGAAGCAAAGGCACAAAATTAA
- a CDS encoding motility protein A: MDLTTFIGIIAGLVLVLYGIGIKDLGNFWDLQSIIIVIGGTYAALIASYPARVLKQLPKQFKILLKNPYNAMEFIDQLYELAIIARKSGLLALEEKANTMQDPFFREGLMLIVDSTTPQQVSEILNNTLDYISERHSEIIEFYEKGAGYAPAFGMVGTLIGLVNMLKSMNMDQGADGISQNMAIALITTFYGSLLANMFFMPIAKKLQVRSDEEFLCRKIIIEGILAIQAGENPNFLKEKLIAYLPQYEKTKNQKKGKGGAAEEE; the protein is encoded by the coding sequence ATGGACTTAACAACGTTCATAGGGATTATAGCAGGTCTGGTGCTTGTTCTTTACGGTATTGGCATAAAAGATCTTGGGAACTTTTGGGATTTACAGAGCATAATTATAGTAATTGGTGGAACTTATGCTGCTTTAATTGCCAGTTATCCTGCAAGGGTGCTGAAACAGCTGCCGAAGCAGTTTAAGATATTGTTAAAAAATCCATATAATGCTATGGAATTCATAGATCAATTATATGAGCTGGCGATTATTGCTCGTAAAAGCGGACTGCTAGCCTTGGAAGAAAAGGCAAATACCATGCAAGATCCCTTTTTTCGAGAAGGACTGATGCTGATTGTGGATTCTACCACACCACAGCAGGTAAGTGAAATTTTGAATAACACATTGGATTATATTTCAGAGAGACACAGTGAGATTATTGAATTTTATGAAAAAGGTGCGGGCTATGCACCGGCGTTTGGTATGGTGGGAACGCTGATTGGTTTGGTGAATATGTTAAAATCCATGAATATGGATCAAGGTGCAGATGGCATTAGCCAGAACATGGCCATTGCATTGATTACAACCTTCTATGGATCTTTACTGGCGAATATGTTCTTTATGCCTATTGCAAAGAAATTGCAGGTTCGCAGCGACGAAGAGTTCTTGTGCAGGAAAATTATTATTGAAGGTATTTTAGCAATTCAGGCTGGTGAAAACCCAAATTTCTTAAAAGAAAAGCTGATTGCTTATTTACCACAATACGAAAAAACCAAAAACCAGAAAAAAGGCAAAGGTGGAGCAGCAGAAGAAGAATAA
- a CDS encoding flagellar FlbD family protein → MIKLTKLNGEKFVLNCEQIIAIESIPESKILLNNLSFYIVRETPDEIIEKSIKYLSAIHTMNLNQDA, encoded by the coding sequence ATGATAAAATTAACAAAGCTTAACGGAGAAAAATTTGTTTTAAATTGTGAGCAGATCATTGCGATTGAGAGCATTCCGGAATCCAAAATACTGCTTAATAATTTAAGCTTTTATATAGTGCGTGAAACGCCGGATGAGATCATTGAAAAGAGTATTAAATATCTATCAGCAATACACACCATGAATTTAAATCAAGATGCTTAA